From the Corallococcus caeni genome, one window contains:
- the glyA gene encoding serine hydroxymethyltransferase, producing the protein MNKNVLSELMRSGTELLAEEDPALFALLEGEYERQQDTLVMVASCSIADPSVLACQGSVAVNVTAEGYPGKRYHAGCERIDGIEQLAIDRAKAAFGAQYANTQPHSATSANYIVMSHLLSPGDTILGMGLRAGGHLTHGSKVSMSGQYFRSVHYGVDENGFIDYEQAARMAREFKPRLIICGATAYSRVVDFRRFREIADEVNAYLLADISHIAGLVITGLHPNPIDHAHFTTTCTHKQLYGPRGGLILLGRDHEAMGPDGKHTLTDLMRRAVFPYFQGAPIINAMAAKARALAVAVTPGFKATAERIVEDARALAQALQERGYRIISGGTDNHIVLVDVAARGLTGILAEQALEACGIIVNKNSIPGDKNPAEIASGVRLGTNTLAGRGYGPREMELCADLFHRVLSGIEVLGPREYSLNPTLQAGIRAEVRALSRRFPLPRYAAAHPEP; encoded by the coding sequence GTGAACAAGAACGTCCTTTCGGAGCTCATGCGCAGCGGGACCGAGCTCCTCGCCGAGGAAGATCCCGCGCTCTTCGCGCTGCTCGAAGGTGAGTACGAGCGTCAGCAGGACACGCTCGTGATGGTCGCCTCGTGCAGCATCGCCGACCCTTCGGTGCTCGCGTGCCAGGGCTCGGTGGCGGTCAACGTGACCGCCGAGGGCTACCCGGGCAAGCGCTACCACGCCGGCTGCGAGCGCATCGACGGCATCGAGCAGCTGGCCATCGACCGGGCCAAGGCTGCCTTCGGGGCGCAGTACGCGAACACCCAGCCGCACTCGGCGACGTCGGCTAACTACATCGTCATGTCGCACCTGCTGTCGCCGGGCGACACCATCCTGGGCATGGGCCTGCGCGCGGGCGGCCACCTGACGCACGGGTCCAAGGTCTCCATGTCCGGGCAGTACTTCCGCTCCGTCCACTACGGCGTCGATGAGAACGGCTTCATCGACTACGAGCAGGCCGCGCGGATGGCGCGGGAGTTCAAGCCCCGGCTCATCATCTGCGGCGCCACCGCGTACTCGCGCGTCGTCGACTTCCGCCGCTTCCGGGAGATCGCCGACGAGGTGAACGCCTACCTGCTGGCAGACATCTCGCACATCGCCGGGCTGGTCATCACCGGGCTCCACCCGAACCCCATCGACCACGCCCACTTCACCACCACGTGCACGCACAAGCAGCTCTACGGGCCGCGCGGCGGGCTCATCCTGCTGGGGCGCGACCATGAGGCGATGGGTCCGGACGGCAAGCACACGCTGACCGACCTGATGCGCCGCGCGGTGTTCCCCTACTTCCAGGGCGCGCCCATCATCAACGCCATGGCGGCCAAGGCCCGGGCCCTGGCCGTCGCCGTCACGCCCGGGTTCAAGGCCACCGCGGAGCGCATCGTCGAGGACGCGCGCGCGCTGGCGCAGGCGCTCCAGGAGCGCGGCTACCGCATCATCTCCGGCGGCACGGACAACCACATCGTGCTCGTGGACGTCGCGGCGCGGGGCCTCACCGGCATCCTGGCGGAGCAGGCGCTGGAGGCCTGCGGCATCATCGTCAACAAGAACTCCATCCCGGGCGACAAGAACCCGGCGGAGATCGCCAGCGGCGTGCGGCTGGGCACCAACACGCTGGCGGGCCGAGGCTACGGCCCGCGCGAGATGGAGCTGTGCGCCGACCTCTTCCACCGCGTCCTCTCCGGCATCGAGGTGCTGGGGCCGCGCGAGTACAGCCTCAACCCCACCCTCCAGGCCGGCATCCGCGCGGAGGTCCGCGCCCTGTCCCGGCGCTTCCCCCTTCCCCGCTACGCGGCCGCCCACCCCGAGCCGTAG
- a CDS encoding amino acid adenylation domain-containing protein, producing the protein MSDLSKRLAALPPEKRALLSRQLKNKTESPRGPAVPRRPPNVAVPLSFAQQRLWFLDQLEPDSPLYNVPTNVRLTGKLDAEVLRRSLNEIVRRHEVLRTTFTPQSQDGRAVQVIAPALSLALPVVDLQDLPRAEQDAAVERHALAEARHVFALQKGPLVRATLLRLAEREHVLLLNMHHIISDGWSMGVMLQEMGTLYASLAAGRASVLPELPVQYADYSVWQREWLSGEEYAKQAAYWKARLSGSLPVLELPTDRPRPAVQSFRGAHHLFHLDAPLTTALKDVSRQEGVTLFMTMLAAFKLLLHRYNGQVDLLVGTPIANRTQPELEGLIGYFANTLVLRTSLDGDPSFRAFLKQVEDVCLGAYAHQDLPFDQLVELIQPERSLSHMPLFQVMFVFRNDPSKPLALPELTMAPMEVESGTSKFDLTLYLMEVEGRLQVSLEYSTDLFDAATIHRMEGHFRTLLASLAADPGQRLSRVPLLTAPEQQQLLRDWNATDLAFPERACLHELFEAWVDRAPDAVAAVCGEEALSYRELNRRANQLAHRLRALGVGPNVKVGICVRRSLDAVVGLMGIVKAGGAYMPLDPAYPKERLQFMLEDVQAPVLLTQSPLLERLPAQRSRVLCLDTDWAEIAREPDTNPAHVATPEDLVYVIYTSGSTGNPKGVMLDHRGRVNNFTDFNRRFQVGPGDAVLALSSLSFDMSAYDVFGTLAAGSTIVLPVAALERDPAHWAQLMVQHRVSVWHSVPALLEMLLASVGTDGERVPRWLRLVLLGGDWIPVSLPDRLKAVVAGARVISLGGATEISMDSTIYDVVETDPAWKSIPYGMPMTNQLCYVLDAQLQPVPIGVPGELHLGGVGVAWGYLNRPELTATKFIPHPFSTRPGGRLYKTGDLARYRPDGNLELLGRIDNQVKINGLRIELGEIEAALRKLPGVDEVIVVARAEGSGPKRLVAYVVPDAGQALTAEDVRAALKAQIPEYMVPTAYVFLEALPLTPNGKVDRRNLPAPQLIRQDAQPVVAPRTPEEKVLAGIWSALLGVEQLSVHDNFFSLGGDSVLGVQLVARARQAGLHLTPKQLFQHQTLAALAEVVEPVAARPAEEASGPRLTARQQQVADRMRAEDASIEALYPVSPMQRNMLTRDRGPHAPGLYVVHASMQLPGDLHVERFREAWQRVLAHHPVLRTGFVWEGLDEPLQVVRRAVDVPLEAHDWRHLSLDAQREQLAALLLADRRRGFELSQAPLMRLLLIHVDASTYYFTWSNHHALLDGWSRAIVLKDVFLTYRALLANEAPPLQARRSYADYIGWIQQKDAAASEQFWRQQLSGFSGPEPLVLGPAPAPLALQEDRFDKQSLTLSAATTAALQAMGRQHQLTVNTLVQGAWVLLQHHHGQGGKDVVIGVTSSGRPTDMADVETVVGLCMNTLPLRIQVDPGTLLVPWLKELQTRQVDARQHEYTPLPRIQQLAGMSPDTVPFESIIVFENYPVDPALLEVGKGWVGKHPLARENYDVAQTEFPLRVEVIPGAELQLVLSYYRSRHGAEAITRLLEEFQALLEGMIAGPEQPLRSLVQRHL; encoded by the coding sequence ATGAGCGACCTCTCCAAGCGACTCGCCGCCCTTCCTCCCGAGAAGCGCGCCCTGCTGTCACGGCAGCTCAAGAACAAGACCGAGTCCCCCCGGGGTCCGGCCGTTCCCCGGCGGCCCCCGAACGTGGCCGTGCCGCTCTCCTTCGCCCAGCAGCGGCTCTGGTTCCTGGACCAGCTGGAGCCCGACAGCCCGCTCTACAACGTCCCCACCAACGTGCGGCTCACGGGGAAGCTGGACGCGGAGGTGCTGCGACGCAGCCTGAATGAGATCGTCCGCCGGCACGAGGTCCTCCGCACGACCTTCACGCCCCAGTCCCAGGACGGGCGCGCCGTGCAGGTCATCGCACCGGCGCTGTCGCTGGCGCTGCCGGTGGTGGACCTCCAGGACCTGCCCCGCGCCGAACAGGACGCGGCGGTGGAGCGGCACGCCCTCGCCGAGGCACGGCACGTGTTCGCCTTGCAGAAGGGGCCCCTGGTCCGCGCGACGCTGCTGCGCCTGGCGGAGCGGGAGCACGTGCTGCTCCTGAACATGCACCACATCATCTCCGACGGCTGGTCCATGGGCGTGATGCTCCAGGAGATGGGCACGCTCTACGCAAGCCTCGCCGCGGGCCGCGCTTCGGTCCTGCCGGAGCTGCCCGTGCAGTACGCGGACTACTCCGTGTGGCAGCGCGAGTGGCTGAGCGGTGAGGAGTACGCGAAGCAGGCCGCGTACTGGAAGGCGCGGCTTTCGGGCAGCCTGCCGGTGCTGGAGCTGCCCACGGACAGGCCCCGCCCGGCGGTCCAGTCCTTCCGCGGCGCGCACCACCTCTTCCACCTGGATGCGCCCCTCACGACGGCGCTCAAGGACGTGAGCCGTCAGGAGGGCGTCACGCTCTTCATGACGATGCTGGCCGCCTTCAAGCTGCTGCTCCACCGCTACAACGGCCAGGTGGACCTGCTGGTGGGCACGCCCATCGCCAACCGCACCCAGCCGGAGCTGGAGGGCCTCATCGGCTACTTCGCCAACACGCTGGTGCTGCGCACGAGCCTCGACGGAGACCCGAGCTTCCGCGCGTTCCTGAAGCAGGTCGAGGACGTGTGCCTGGGCGCGTACGCGCACCAGGACCTCCCCTTCGATCAGCTGGTGGAGCTCATCCAGCCGGAGCGGAGCCTCAGCCACATGCCGCTGTTCCAGGTCATGTTCGTGTTCCGCAACGACCCGTCGAAGCCGCTGGCGCTGCCGGAGCTGACGATGGCGCCCATGGAGGTGGAGAGCGGGACGTCGAAGTTCGACCTGACGCTCTATCTCATGGAGGTCGAGGGCCGGCTCCAGGTGTCGCTGGAGTACAGCACCGACCTCTTCGACGCGGCCACCATCCACCGCATGGAGGGGCACTTCCGCACGCTCCTCGCCAGCCTGGCCGCGGATCCCGGCCAGCGCCTGTCGCGCGTGCCGCTGCTCACCGCGCCCGAGCAGCAGCAGCTCCTGCGGGACTGGAACGCCACGGACCTGGCGTTCCCGGAGCGCGCGTGCCTGCATGAGCTGTTCGAGGCGTGGGTGGACCGTGCGCCGGACGCCGTCGCCGCCGTGTGCGGCGAGGAGGCGCTGAGCTACCGGGAGCTCAACCGGCGCGCGAACCAGCTGGCCCACCGCCTGCGCGCACTCGGCGTGGGGCCCAACGTCAAGGTGGGCATCTGCGTGCGGCGCTCGCTGGACGCCGTGGTGGGCCTGATGGGCATCGTGAAGGCGGGTGGCGCCTACATGCCGCTGGATCCCGCCTACCCGAAGGAGCGCCTCCAGTTCATGCTGGAGGACGTCCAGGCGCCGGTGCTGCTCACGCAGTCGCCGCTGCTGGAGCGGCTGCCCGCGCAGCGCTCGCGGGTGCTCTGCCTGGACACGGACTGGGCGGAGATTGCCCGGGAGCCGGACACGAACCCGGCCCACGTGGCGACGCCGGAGGACCTCGTCTACGTCATCTACACGTCGGGCTCCACGGGCAACCCCAAGGGCGTGATGCTGGACCACCGGGGCCGGGTGAACAACTTCACCGACTTCAACCGCCGCTTCCAGGTGGGCCCCGGGGACGCCGTGCTGGCCCTGTCCTCGCTGAGCTTCGACATGTCCGCGTATGACGTCTTCGGGACGCTGGCCGCAGGCTCCACCATCGTGCTGCCCGTCGCGGCGCTCGAGCGTGACCCGGCCCACTGGGCGCAGCTCATGGTCCAGCACCGCGTCTCCGTCTGGCACTCCGTGCCCGCGCTGCTGGAGATGCTCCTGGCCAGCGTGGGCACCGACGGCGAGCGAGTCCCCCGCTGGCTGCGCCTGGTGCTCCTGGGTGGCGACTGGATCCCCGTCTCGCTGCCGGACCGGCTCAAGGCGGTGGTCGCGGGTGCTCGGGTCATCAGCCTGGGCGGCGCCACGGAGATCTCCATGGACTCCACCATCTACGACGTCGTGGAGACCGACCCCGCGTGGAAGAGCATCCCGTACGGCATGCCCATGACGAACCAGCTCTGCTACGTGCTGGACGCGCAGCTGCAGCCGGTGCCCATCGGCGTGCCAGGCGAGCTGCACCTGGGCGGCGTGGGGGTGGCCTGGGGCTACCTGAACCGGCCGGAGCTGACGGCCACGAAGTTCATCCCGCACCCGTTCAGCACGCGCCCCGGCGGGCGGCTCTACAAGACGGGGGACCTGGCCCGCTACCGTCCGGATGGCAACCTGGAGCTGCTGGGCCGCATCGACAACCAGGTGAAGATCAACGGGCTGCGCATCGAGCTGGGAGAGATTGAAGCCGCCCTGCGCAAGCTCCCCGGCGTCGACGAGGTCATCGTCGTCGCCCGGGCCGAGGGCTCGGGCCCCAAGCGATTGGTGGCCTACGTCGTGCCCGATGCGGGCCAGGCGCTGACGGCGGAGGACGTGAGGGCCGCCCTCAAGGCCCAGATCCCCGAGTACATGGTGCCCACGGCCTACGTCTTCCTGGAGGCCCTGCCGCTGACGCCCAACGGCAAGGTGGACCGGCGCAACCTGCCGGCACCCCAGTTGATCCGCCAGGACGCGCAGCCGGTGGTGGCGCCGCGCACGCCCGAGGAGAAGGTGCTGGCGGGCATCTGGAGCGCGCTGCTGGGAGTCGAGCAGCTCAGCGTGCACGACAACTTCTTCAGCCTGGGCGGCGACTCGGTGCTGGGCGTGCAGCTGGTCGCGCGGGCGAGGCAGGCGGGGCTCCACCTCACCCCGAAGCAGCTCTTCCAGCACCAGACGCTCGCCGCGCTGGCGGAGGTGGTGGAGCCCGTCGCCGCGCGGCCCGCGGAGGAGGCCTCGGGGCCCCGGCTCACGGCCCGGCAGCAGCAGGTCGCGGACCGGATGCGCGCGGAGGACGCCAGCATCGAGGCGCTGTACCCCGTCTCCCCCATGCAGCGGAACATGCTGACGCGGGACCGGGGGCCGCATGCCCCAGGGCTCTACGTCGTCCACGCCAGCATGCAGCTCCCGGGTGACCTCCACGTGGAGCGCTTCCGGGAGGCCTGGCAGCGCGTGCTGGCGCACCACCCGGTCCTCCGGACGGGCTTCGTCTGGGAGGGACTGGACGAACCGTTGCAGGTGGTGCGCCGCGCGGTGGACGTGCCGCTCGAGGCCCATGACTGGCGGCACCTGTCCCTGGACGCGCAGCGGGAGCAGCTGGCGGCGCTGCTGCTGGCGGACCGGCGGCGCGGGTTCGAGCTGTCACAGGCGCCGCTGATGCGGCTGCTGCTCATCCACGTGGACGCGAGCACGTACTACTTCACCTGGAGCAACCACCACGCGCTGCTGGATGGCTGGTCCCGGGCCATCGTGCTGAAGGACGTGTTCCTCACCTACCGGGCGCTCCTGGCGAACGAGGCCCCGCCGCTCCAGGCGCGGCGCTCCTATGCGGACTACATCGGGTGGATCCAGCAGAAGGACGCCGCCGCGTCCGAGCAGTTCTGGCGGCAGCAGCTGAGCGGTTTCTCGGGTCCGGAGCCCCTGGTCCTCGGGCCCGCCCCTGCCCCGCTGGCCCTTCAGGAGGACCGGTTCGACAAGCAGAGCCTGACGCTGTCCGCGGCCACCACCGCGGCGCTCCAGGCGATGGGCCGACAGCACCAGCTCACGGTGAACACGCTGGTCCAGGGCGCCTGGGTCCTCCTGCAGCACCACCATGGACAGGGCGGGAAGGACGTCGTCATCGGCGTGACCTCCTCGGGCCGGCCCACGGACATGGCCGACGTGGAGACGGTCGTCGGGCTGTGCATGAACACACTGCCCCTGCGCATCCAGGTGGACCCTGGCACGCTGCTCGTGCCCTGGCTGAAGGAGCTGCAGACCCGTCAGGTCGATGCGCGCCAGCACGAGTACACGCCCCTGCCGCGCATCCAGCAGCTCGCGGGCATGTCTCCGGACACCGTCCCCTTCGAGAGCATCATCGTGTTCGAGAACTACCCGGTGGATCCGGCGCTGCTCGAGGTCGGGAAGGGCTGGGTGGGCAAGCATCCGCTCGCCCGGGAGAACTACGACGTCGCACAGACGGAGTTCCCGCTGCGCGTCGAGGTCATCCCCGGCGCGGAGCTACAGCTGGTCCTCTCCTACTACCGGAGCCGCCACGGCGCGGAAGCCATCACCCGGCTCCTGGAGGAGTTCCAGGCCCTGCTGGAAGGCATGATCGCTGGACCGGAGCAGCCCCTCCGCTCACTGGTCCAGCGCCACCTGTAG
- a CDS encoding DNA sulfur modification protein DndB, translated as MDLERASKKARLDASFAQLDEVEALREQVQREFTGARLTNVQKYADYIERRVLSEQHYSLPAQSLYTPDPVLTRLVDVENGGYLEQEPDGYGPLGLATAWINHGSIVVNTDSETQAAALFLLMQRISERSAGASRVGDQKEVERLKELRRKLDSISITYELHFDATLAWAKHSFFIRNRRGIKHSGQSLNNQDDPLIATVQSILEQQPAVAAALDPKRRQATDEKPLTLGSLSQFAACILLGLSGVQKSNIPDDMDEDELERLRESATEWMRALTATLGEQLTRRDSVASTPQVLAALGAVGHAVHLESDSTKRLPQAEILKRLGSIDWSKASGRWNGVAGKLTVDGAFSQAGGVKEWATRIYSAIVNPASPFYLQVTAGAPLQGQPLFAAQ; from the coding sequence ATGGACCTGGAGAGGGCGAGCAAGAAAGCCCGACTGGACGCCAGCTTCGCCCAGCTTGATGAAGTCGAAGCGTTGCGTGAGCAGGTCCAGCGCGAGTTCACGGGCGCCCGTTTGACCAACGTCCAGAAGTACGCGGACTACATCGAGCGGCGAGTGCTCTCCGAGCAGCACTACAGTCTTCCTGCCCAGTCGCTCTACACCCCGGATCCCGTCCTGACGCGCCTCGTGGACGTGGAGAACGGCGGCTATCTGGAGCAGGAGCCGGATGGCTACGGCCCGCTGGGACTCGCGACCGCCTGGATCAACCACGGCTCCATTGTCGTCAACACCGACTCGGAGACCCAGGCCGCTGCGTTGTTCCTCCTGATGCAGCGGATTAGCGAGCGCAGCGCGGGCGCGAGCCGGGTTGGAGACCAGAAGGAGGTGGAGCGGCTCAAGGAGCTGCGCAGGAAGCTGGACTCCATCTCCATCACCTACGAGCTGCACTTCGACGCGACGCTTGCCTGGGCCAAGCACAGCTTCTTCATCCGCAACCGGCGGGGCATCAAGCACTCGGGACAGTCGCTCAACAACCAGGATGATCCGCTGATTGCGACGGTGCAGTCCATCCTGGAGCAGCAGCCCGCCGTCGCGGCCGCACTGGATCCGAAGCGGCGGCAGGCGACCGACGAGAAGCCCCTCACCCTGGGCAGCCTCTCCCAGTTCGCGGCCTGCATCCTCCTGGGCCTCTCCGGCGTCCAGAAGTCCAACATCCCCGACGACATGGACGAGGACGAGTTGGAGCGCCTGCGCGAAAGCGCCACCGAGTGGATGCGGGCGTTGACCGCCACCCTGGGTGAGCAGCTCACCCGTCGCGACAGTGTTGCGTCCACGCCCCAGGTGCTCGCCGCGCTTGGAGCCGTGGGGCATGCCGTCCACCTGGAGTCGGATTCGACGAAGAGGCTGCCGCAGGCCGAAATCCTCAAGCGACTGGGCAGTATTGACTGGTCCAAGGCCAGCGGCCGTTGGAACGGTGTGGCCGGCAAGCTGACGGTTGATGGCGCGTTCTCACAGGCAGGCGGCGTCAAGGAGTGGGCGACGCGCATCTACTCCGCCATCGTCAATCCCGCCTCGCCGTTCTATTTGCAGGTCACGGCGGGTGCGCCGCTCCAGGGACAGCCGCTCTTCGCTGCTCAGTAG
- a CDS encoding VOC family protein, with protein MVWRELTTPEPEKAKAFYADLFGWTYQEAAPGAGTTIRLAEQPLGAIRQAQRVGFGTGWVSFVSVDNVDASVVIASADGGGALPGLREVPGLGRVARVVDYAEAMLAAVKSPPGTPVPPKAEVGAFCWETLITPDVARAKEFYGKVFGWRLQSSADGGTLFAADSTPAGQVASAEESPDARQHWRTHLRVDNLDATREHAVRLGAKVLVPRRAGPAGGSLAVLTDPTGVEFGLLEPARSN; from the coding sequence GTGGTGTGGCGGGAGCTGACGACGCCGGAGCCGGAGAAGGCGAAGGCCTTCTACGCCGACCTCTTCGGTTGGACGTACCAGGAGGCCGCACCGGGGGCGGGGACGACCATCCGGCTGGCGGAGCAGCCCCTGGGGGCCATCCGCCAGGCCCAGCGGGTGGGGTTCGGGACGGGCTGGGTGAGCTTCGTCTCGGTGGACAACGTGGACGCCTCGGTGGTGATCGCCTCCGCGGACGGGGGCGGGGCGCTGCCGGGGCTCAGGGAAGTGCCCGGGCTGGGGAGGGTGGCCCGGGTGGTGGACTACGCGGAGGCGATGCTCGCGGCGGTGAAGAGCCCGCCGGGCACCCCGGTGCCGCCGAAGGCGGAGGTAGGAGCCTTCTGCTGGGAGACGCTGATCACCCCCGACGTCGCCCGGGCGAAGGAGTTCTACGGAAAGGTCTTCGGCTGGAGGCTGCAGTCCTCGGCTGACGGCGGCACCCTCTTCGCGGCGGACAGCACCCCGGCAGGCCAGGTCGCCAGCGCGGAGGAGTCCCCGGACGCAAGGCAGCACTGGCGCACGCACCTCCGGGTGGACAACCTGGACGCAACGCGTGAGCACGCCGTGCGACTGGGCGCGAAGGTCCTGGTCCCACGCAGGGCAGGCCCCGCGGGTGGAAGCCTCGCGGTGCTGACGGATCCGACCGGCGTGGAGTTCGGCCTCCTGGAGCCCGCGCGTTCGAACTGA
- the trxA gene encoding thioredoxin, translating to MAGTDVLDIGDSNFKKEVLESDVPVLVDFTAAWCAPCRAIAPAVAELATRYKGQMKIAKLDVDANQDTSQEYGIRSLPTLLVFKGGKVVEQIVGAVPKSRLEGAITKILSPQV from the coding sequence ATGGCTGGCACGGATGTACTGGATATCGGGGATTCCAATTTCAAGAAGGAAGTCTTGGAGTCAGACGTTCCCGTGCTCGTGGACTTCACGGCCGCCTGGTGCGCTCCCTGCCGGGCCATTGCTCCCGCCGTCGCGGAGCTGGCGACCCGCTACAAGGGTCAGATGAAGATCGCCAAGCTCGACGTCGACGCCAACCAGGACACGTCCCAGGAGTACGGCATCCGTTCGCTGCCGACCCTGCTGGTGTTCAAGGGCGGCAAGGTCGTGGAGCAGATCGTCGGCGCGGTGCCCAAGAGCCGGCTCGAAGGCGCCATCACGAAGATCCTGTCGCCGCAGGTGTGA